A single genomic interval of Thermoanaerobaculia bacterium harbors:
- a CDS encoding molybdenum cofactor biosynthesis protein MoaE — translation MARLTAAPLRLADLIAEARRDSDGAIASFVGVVRNHHEGLPVESIEYAAYGEMAERELAAIERELAAAFPETRTLIRHRIGPLRVGDESVAIVAVSPHRADAFAACREAIENVKRRVPIWKLERGPGRQPGWVDPTKEREPR, via the coding sequence ATGGCGCGGCTGACCGCGGCGCCGCTTCGCCTGGCCGACCTGATCGCGGAGGCGCGCCGCGATTCCGACGGCGCGATCGCGTCGTTCGTCGGGGTCGTCCGGAACCACCACGAAGGTCTCCCCGTCGAATCGATCGAGTACGCCGCCTACGGGGAAATGGCCGAGCGGGAGCTCGCCGCGATCGAGCGGGAGCTCGCCGCCGCCTTCCCGGAGACCCGCACGCTGATCCGGCACCGAATCGGCCCTCTCCGGGTGGGCGACGAGTCGGTCGCGATCGTCGCGGTCTCGCCGCACCGGGCCGACGCGTTCGCCGCGTGCCGGGAGGCGATCGAGAACGTCAAACGGCGCGTTCCGATCTGGAAGCTCGAACGGGGGCCGGGCCGGCAGCCCGGCTGGGTCGATCCCACGAAGGAACGAGAGCCGCGCTGA
- the moaD gene encoding molybdopterin converting factor subunit 1: MRVRLLYFASFRDAVGVDQELRQVDEGTTVAALWEKLREHVPHFARYGSMPAVAVNCEYVSGGRPLAEGDEVAFLPPIAGG; the protein is encoded by the coding sequence CCGCCTCCTCTACTTCGCCTCGTTCCGGGACGCCGTCGGCGTCGACCAGGAGCTCCGGCAGGTCGACGAGGGAACGACCGTCGCCGCGCTCTGGGAGAAGCTCCGCGAACACGTTCCCCACTTCGCCCGGTACGGCTCGATGCCCGCGGTCGCGGTCAACTGCGAGTACGTCTCCGGAGGCCGTCCCCTCGCCGAGGGGGACGAGGTCGCGTTCCTCCCTCCGATCGCGGGGGGATGA